One genomic segment of Corynebacterium durum includes these proteins:
- a CDS encoding AAA family ATPase: protein MYFSKLLMHNDGPIEHIEVEFPIVDGVPHPVIIVGENGVGKTNLLSVLADAIIESAAQGHNDIVNNSSNGRSWFRYVGGNIKRRGASGYLNVVQFIDADEDIRYSVKSGDVNYLSLDELPPDDRYEKINIDEIPADKNISISRELSTKIHESGVYGFSPTTRNEIPHWFNAKSIDNLNPYVFSKIHGNLGRKIIWEQMLPRVSQWITEIILDSRIDVSIQDDDSTMLNERSFKYQSGLIKRALRYRLAINQILQIILDDKEMQIFWRDRLISDLIISNEEKEFPLSSLSTGQSTLFSLFGTIIMYADQCYINNPFEVSGSVVIDEIDSHLHIDLVNRALPQLIKLFPKVQFILSSHSPFFISGMCEVFGADGVKILKLPEGKWINAEDFSEFGKALNIFRELTSFKKEVEQEIKNTTKPIVYCEGATDVKHIEAAGKVLGYSDVLDLIELCANGDEKGGGEKNLNKLYETARKNVNLTSRKIFTIFDSDVSYDCVLEGNLRRYIFPPNKSNKIMSKGIENIYPEEVFCSEFIYEENFSDGGGFSCTRRKFDKGQFADYISANYGNICKSYFGGFEDLFSELRKWLDA, encoded by the coding sequence ATGTACTTCAGTAAGCTCTTGATGCACAATGATGGTCCGATAGAGCATATTGAAGTAGAGTTCCCTATAGTAGATGGCGTTCCACATCCTGTGATCATAGTTGGCGAAAACGGAGTTGGGAAAACTAATCTTCTTTCAGTACTTGCTGACGCGATCATAGAATCTGCTGCTCAAGGCCATAATGATATAGTTAATAATTCTTCAAATGGGCGGTCCTGGTTTCGATATGTTGGTGGTAACATTAAAAGAAGAGGGGCAAGTGGATATCTAAATGTGGTCCAGTTTATCGATGCTGACGAAGATATTAGATATTCTGTAAAATCTGGAGACGTAAATTATTTGAGTTTGGACGAGCTTCCTCCTGATGATAGATATGAAAAAATTAATATCGATGAAATTCCAGCTGATAAAAATATTTCGATATCAAGAGAGCTGAGTACAAAGATCCATGAGTCAGGTGTGTATGGTTTTAGTCCTACTACGAGAAATGAGATACCACACTGGTTTAATGCGAAGAGTATCGATAACTTAAATCCATATGTCTTTTCAAAAATACATGGGAACCTGGGAAGGAAAATAATTTGGGAGCAAATGCTTCCGCGCGTTAGCCAATGGATAACTGAGATTATTCTTGATAGCCGAATTGATGTATCCATTCAGGACGACGATAGCACTATGCTAAATGAAAGAAGTTTCAAATATCAATCTGGCCTTATAAAACGCGCTCTACGTTATCGTCTAGCGATAAATCAGATACTTCAGATAATATTAGATGATAAAGAAATGCAAATATTTTGGCGCGATAGACTCATTTCAGATCTAATTATAAGTAATGAAGAGAAGGAGTTTCCGCTTAGCAGTTTATCTACTGGACAATCCACACTTTTCTCGCTTTTTGGAACTATCATTATGTACGCTGACCAGTGTTACATCAATAACCCTTTTGAAGTTTCGGGCAGCGTTGTAATTGATGAAATAGATTCTCATTTGCATATTGACTTAGTTAATCGAGCATTGCCCCAGCTGATCAAACTTTTTCCTAAGGTGCAGTTCATCTTATCATCACATTCCCCATTTTTTATTTCAGGAATGTGCGAGGTGTTTGGCGCTGATGGAGTAAAAATACTAAAGTTGCCTGAGGGTAAATGGATCAACGCAGAAGACTTTAGTGAATTTGGAAAAGCGCTTAATATATTTCGCGAGTTAACATCATTTAAAAAAGAAGTAGAACAGGAAATCAAAAATACAACTAAGCCGATAGTTTACTGCGAAGGTGCCACAGATGTCAAGCATATAGAAGCGGCGGGTAAAGTTCTAGGATATTCTGATGTATTAGATTTGATAGAATTATGCGCTAATGGCGACGAAAAAGGCGGCGGCGAAAAAAATCTAAATAAATTATATGAAACGGCAAGGAAAAACGTAAATCTCACATCAAGGAAAATATTTACGATTTTTGATAGCGACGTTAGTTACGATTGTGTTCTTGAGGGAAATCTTCGCAGATATATATTCCCGCCAAATAAAAGTAATAAAATAATGTCGAAAGGGATCGAAAATATATACCCTGAAGAAGTTTTTTGTAGTGAATTTATCTATGAAGAAAATTTTTCAGATGGTGGTGGCTTTAGTTGCACTCGAAGAAAGTTTGATAAAGGGCAATTTGCCGATTATATTTCTGCCAATTATGGGAATATTTGCAAGTCATATTTTGGCGGATTTGAGGATTTATTTTCAGAGCTTCGAAAGTGGCTTGATGCTTGA
- the rpsT gene encoding 30S ribosomal protein S20 — MANIKSQIKRIRTNEERRLRNKSVRSAVRTEIRKLREAVDAGDKAAAEAQLRVASRALDKAVSKGVFHRNNAANKKSNMASAVNKMG, encoded by the coding sequence ATGGCAAACATCAAATCCCAGATCAAGCGCATCCGCACCAACGAAGAACGCCGACTGCGCAACAAGTCAGTCCGCTCCGCAGTGCGCACCGAAATCCGCAAACTCCGCGAAGCCGTTGACGCAGGCGACAAAGCCGCCGCCGAAGCCCAGCTCCGCGTCGCATCCCGCGCCCTGGACAAGGCCGTGAGCAAAGGCGTGTTCCACCGCAACAACGCAGCCAACAAAAAATCCAACATGGCTAGCGCCGTGAACAAGATGGGCTAG
- the lepA gene encoding translation elongation factor 4, producing the protein MAQNFAEKTFTDPSRIRNFCIIAHIDHGKSTLADRILQLTGVVEARDMRDQYLDNMDIERERGITIKAQNVRLPWVPRSGEHAGEEIVMHLIDTPGHVDFTYEVSRALEACEGAILLVDAAQGIEAQTLANLYLAMENDLEIIPVLNKIDLPAADPDKYALEIAHIIGCEPEDVLRVSGKTGEGVPELLDRVCELVPPPSSEVAESGASGIPGADAPARAMIFDSVYDTYRGVVTYIRMVDGRLEPRQKIRMMSTGATHELLEIGIVSPTPKKCSGLGPGEVGYLITGVKDVRQSKVGDTVTWATKGAEEPLKGYEEPKPMVYSGLFPISQADYPDLRDALEKLQLNDAALTFEPETSVALGFGFRCGFLGLLHMEITRDRLQREFDLDLISTAPSVNYRVVTEDGSELIVHNPSDWPGGKLREVWEPIVKTTIIVPAEYVGTTMELCQSKRGQMGGMDYLSEDRVELRYTMPLGEIIFDFFDMLKSRTKGYASLNYEEAGEQQSDLVKVDILLQGEPVDAFSAIVHRDNAQWYGNKMTVKLKELIPRQQFEVPVQAAIGSKIIARENIRALRKDVLAKCYGGDVSRKRKLLEKQKEGKKRMKSIGSVSVPQEAFVAALSTDEG; encoded by the coding sequence ATGGCCCAGAATTTCGCGGAGAAGACTTTCACGGACCCTAGCAGGATTCGTAACTTCTGTATCATCGCCCACATTGATCATGGTAAGTCCACGCTTGCGGATCGTATTTTGCAGCTTACTGGTGTTGTTGAGGCGCGTGATATGCGCGATCAGTATTTGGACAATATGGATATTGAGCGCGAGCGCGGCATTACTATTAAGGCGCAGAATGTTCGTTTGCCGTGGGTGCCGCGCAGTGGGGAGCATGCGGGGGAGGAGATTGTCATGCACCTCATTGATACTCCCGGCCACGTGGATTTCACGTATGAGGTTTCCCGCGCGCTTGAGGCGTGTGAGGGCGCTATTTTGCTTGTTGACGCCGCGCAGGGCATCGAGGCTCAAACTTTGGCGAACCTGTACCTGGCCATGGAAAACGACCTGGAAATCATCCCGGTGTTGAACAAAATCGACCTTCCCGCAGCCGACCCCGACAAGTATGCCCTGGAAATCGCCCATATTATTGGCTGCGAGCCGGAGGACGTGCTGCGCGTGTCCGGCAAGACGGGGGAGGGCGTGCCGGAGCTTCTGGACCGTGTGTGTGAGCTGGTGCCGCCGCCGTCTTCTGAGGTTGCGGAGTCCGGTGCGTCGGGAATCCCGGGTGCCGACGCCCCCGCGCGCGCCATGATTTTCGACTCTGTCTACGACACCTACCGCGGCGTGGTCACCTATATCCGCATGGTGGACGGCCGCCTGGAACCGCGCCAGAAAATCCGCATGATGTCCACGGGCGCTACGCACGAATTGCTGGAAATAGGCATCGTAAGTCCCACTCCCAAGAAATGTTCCGGGCTGGGGCCAGGGGAAGTCGGCTATTTGATCACCGGCGTGAAAGACGTCCGCCAATCCAAAGTCGGCGACACCGTCACCTGGGCCACCAAAGGCGCTGAAGAACCTCTCAAAGGCTACGAAGAACCCAAGCCCATGGTGTATTCGGGGCTGTTCCCCATTTCCCAGGCCGACTATCCCGACTTAAGGGACGCGCTGGAGAAACTACAGCTTAACGACGCCGCGCTCACCTTCGAACCCGAAACCTCCGTCGCCCTCGGGTTTGGGTTCCGATGCGGATTCTTGGGACTTCTGCACATGGAAATCACCCGTGACCGACTCCAGCGCGAATTCGACCTGGATCTCATTTCCACCGCGCCGTCCGTGAACTACCGCGTAGTTACCGAAGACGGCAGTGAACTCATTGTGCACAATCCCTCCGACTGGCCAGGCGGGAAACTCCGGGAAGTGTGGGAACCCATTGTCAAAACAACCATCATTGTTCCCGCGGAATATGTTGGCACTACCATGGAGCTCTGCCAATCCAAACGGGGGCAAATGGGGGGAATGGATTATCTCTCCGAAGATCGTGTAGAACTCCGCTACACGATGCCCCTAGGCGAAATTATTTTCGACTTCTTTGACATGCTCAAATCGCGCACAAAAGGGTATGCGTCACTCAACTACGAGGAAGCCGGCGAACAGCAATCCGACCTGGTCAAGGTGGATATTCTGCTCCAAGGAGAACCCGTTGACGCCTTCTCTGCCATCGTGCACAGAGACAATGCGCAATGGTACGGAAACAAGATGACCGTTAAGCTCAAAGAATTGATTCCACGTCAACAATTCGAGGTTCCAGTCCAAGCCGCCATCGGTTCCAAAATCATCGCCCGAGAAAATATTCGCGCTTTACGCAAAGACGTGCTCGCAAAGTGTTATGGTGGAGACGTCTCCCGGAAGCGCAAGCTTCTGGAAAAACAAAAAGAAGGCAAAAAGCGCATGAAGAGTATCGGGTCAGTCTCCGTACCTCAAGAAGCGTTTGTTGCTGCTTTGTCAACAGATGAGGGGTAG
- a CDS encoding type II toxin-antitoxin system PemK/MazF family toxin encodes MDTPRGTNGLHKPRKPLRRRIRRTLKRIRRPEAITLEEGLDKLAELLGLHDTRIDDPEERAAVTTVRPTEHHARSIYYAPDMDGQADPGEVIWVWIQPNLPGHPARERAMVVVGRSQHLLLGLLISPNPEHANEDNWIDIGSGGWDVAGRQCWVRLDKILEVPESTIRRQGAIMPKSRFERIAQRLRSDYSWV; translated from the coding sequence ATGGACACACCAAGGGGCACCAACGGCCTGCACAAACCCCGCAAGCCACTCCGCCGCCGAATCCGGCGCACCCTCAAACGCATCCGGCGCCCCGAAGCCATCACCCTAGAAGAAGGACTAGACAAACTCGCCGAACTTCTCGGCCTCCACGACACGCGTATCGACGACCCCGAAGAACGCGCCGCCGTCACCACCGTCCGCCCCACCGAACACCACGCGCGCTCCATCTACTACGCGCCAGACATGGACGGACAAGCCGACCCCGGGGAAGTCATCTGGGTGTGGATCCAGCCCAACCTGCCCGGGCACCCCGCCCGCGAACGCGCCATGGTTGTGGTCGGGCGCTCCCAACACCTACTCCTTGGCCTGCTCATCTCCCCCAACCCCGAACACGCCAACGAAGACAACTGGATAGACATCGGATCCGGCGGCTGGGACGTCGCCGGACGCCAATGCTGGGTGCGACTCGACAAAATCCTCGAAGTCCCCGAATCCACCATCCGGCGCCAAGGCGCCATCATGCCGAAAAGCCGCTTCGAACGCATCGCCCAACGCCTCCGCAGCGACTACAGCTGGGTGTGA